In one window of Acidovorax sp. HDW3 DNA:
- the rpsT gene encoding 30S ribosomal protein S20, with protein sequence MASAKPKKKNPRLASGRKRARQGVKLNAANTSLRSKYRTAVKNVEKAILTGDKTKATELFAKAQSVLDTIADKGIFHKNKAARDKSRLSAKVKALAVAA encoded by the coding sequence ATGGCATCTGCAAAGCCCAAGAAAAAGAACCCCCGCCTGGCATCGGGCCGCAAGCGCGCGCGCCAAGGCGTCAAGCTCAACGCTGCGAACACCTCGCTGCGTTCCAAATACCGCACCGCCGTCAAGAACGTTGAAAAAGCGATCCTGACCGGCGACAAGACCAAGGCGACCGAACTGTTCGCCAAGGCCCAGTCCGTGCTCGACACCATTGCCGACAAGGGCATCTTCCACAAGAACAAGGCCGCTCGCGACAAGAGCCGCCTGTCCGCCAAGGTCAAGGCCCTGGCCGTCGCCGCCTGA
- a CDS encoding DUF3579 domain-containing protein: MAIQPDTKEVFIQGVTLEGRTFRPSDWAERLAGVMSQFRPGGAQPGSHLSYSPWCIPTTMGGIKCVVVHRDLHDYEPMAWDFVLNFARDNHLQVVEACLLPDA, encoded by the coding sequence ATGGCGATACAACCCGACACCAAAGAAGTTTTTATCCAGGGCGTGACCCTGGAGGGTCGCACCTTCCGCCCCAGCGATTGGGCCGAACGCCTGGCCGGGGTGATGAGCCAGTTCCGCCCCGGCGGCGCGCAGCCGGGCAGCCACCTGAGTTACTCGCCCTGGTGCATTCCAACCACCATGGGCGGCATCAAGTGCGTGGTCGTGCACCGTGATTTGCACGATTACGAGCCCATGGCCTGGGATTTCGTCCTCAACTTCGCCCGCGACAACCACTTGCAAGTGGTCGAAGCCTGTCTGCTGCCCGACGCTTGA
- a CDS encoding aspartate aminotransferase family protein — MTACIPAASPHVMNTYGRVPIALERGLGCRVWDVNGKEYLDALGGIAVNTLGHNHPRLVPALQEQIAKLIHCSNYYHIPGQEQLAAELVRLSGMERVFFCNSGLEANEAALKIARKFGVDKGIAKPEIVVYEKAFHGRSIATMSATANPKIHSGFGPLVEGFIRVPANDIDAIRRATEGNPNVVAVFFETIQGEGGINPMRADYLRQLRALCDERDWLMMIDEVQCGLGRTGKWFAYQWADIVPDVMPLAKGLGSGVPIGAVVAGPKAANVLQPGNHGTTFGGNPLAMRAGVETLRIMQEDGLLAHAAAVGAHLKAALERELGSMAGVVEVRGQGLMLGVELDRPCGELIGQAAAAGLLLSVTADRVIRLVPPLILSTAEADEIVARLKPLVQALLAA, encoded by the coding sequence ATGACCGCCTGCATCCCGGCTGCCTCGCCCCACGTGATGAACACCTATGGCCGCGTGCCGATCGCACTGGAGCGCGGCCTGGGCTGCCGCGTATGGGACGTCAACGGCAAGGAGTACCTGGATGCGCTCGGCGGCATTGCCGTCAACACCCTGGGGCACAACCACCCCCGACTGGTGCCAGCGCTGCAGGAGCAGATCGCCAAGCTGATCCACTGCTCCAACTACTACCACATCCCCGGCCAGGAGCAGCTCGCCGCCGAGCTGGTGCGGCTCTCGGGCATGGAGCGGGTGTTCTTCTGCAACTCGGGGCTGGAGGCGAACGAGGCTGCGCTCAAGATCGCGCGCAAGTTTGGCGTGGACAAGGGCATTGCCAAGCCCGAGATCGTGGTCTACGAAAAAGCCTTCCATGGCCGCTCGATCGCCACCATGTCGGCCACCGCCAACCCCAAAATCCACAGCGGCTTTGGGCCGCTGGTCGAGGGCTTCATCCGCGTGCCGGCCAACGACATCGACGCCATCCGCCGCGCCACCGAGGGCAACCCGAACGTGGTCGCCGTGTTCTTTGAAACCATCCAGGGCGAAGGCGGCATCAACCCCATGCGCGCCGACTACCTGCGCCAACTGCGCGCGCTGTGCGACGAGCGCGACTGGCTGATGATGATCGACGAGGTGCAATGCGGCCTGGGCCGCACCGGCAAGTGGTTTGCCTACCAGTGGGCCGACATCGTGCCCGACGTCATGCCCCTGGCCAAGGGCCTGGGCTCGGGCGTGCCGATTGGCGCCGTCGTCGCCGGTCCCAAGGCGGCCAACGTGCTGCAGCCGGGCAACCACGGCACCACCTTTGGCGGCAACCCGCTGGCCATGCGCGCCGGCGTGGAAACCCTGCGCATCATGCAAGAAGACGGCCTGCTGGCCCATGCCGCAGCGGTGGGCGCGCACCTGAAGGCCGCACTCGAGCGCGAGCTCGGCAGCATGGCCGGCGTGGTCGAGGTGCGCGGCCAGGGCCTGATGCTGGGCGTGGAGCTCGACCGCCCCTGCGGCGAACTCATAGGCCAGGCGGCCGCCGCCGGCCTGCTGCTGAGCGTGACGGCCGATCGCGTCATCCGCCTGGTGCCGCCGCTGATCCTGAGCACCGCCGAAGCCGACGAAATCGTCGCCCGCCTCAAACCCCTGGTGCAAGCGCTGCTCGCTGCCTGA
- the argF gene encoding ornithine carbamoyltransferase, translating to MKHYLQFADFSADEYAYLFERAALIKHRFKTYEKYQPLTDRTLAMIFEKASTRTRVSFEAGMYQMGGSVVHLTTGDSQLGRAEPIEDSARVISRMTDIVMIRTFEQAKIERFAQYSRVPVINGLTNEFHPCQILADLFTYIEHRGSIAGKTVAWVGDGNNMANTWLQAASILGFTVHVSTPSGYEIDEKLAAGAGAISASSYKFYSNPMDACRGADLVTTDVWTSMGYEAENEARKTAFADWCVNEAMMAVAAPDALFMHCLPAHRGEEVMAEVIDGPQSVVWDEAENRMHVQKALMEYLLLGRIAQ from the coding sequence ATGAAGCATTACCTGCAGTTTGCTGATTTTTCTGCCGACGAATACGCCTACCTGTTCGAGCGCGCCGCCCTCATCAAGCACCGCTTCAAAACCTACGAAAAGTACCAGCCGCTGACCGACCGCACCCTGGCCATGATTTTCGAGAAAGCGAGCACGCGCACACGCGTCTCTTTCGAGGCCGGGATGTACCAGATGGGCGGCTCCGTCGTGCACCTGACCACGGGCGACAGCCAGCTCGGGCGCGCCGAGCCGATCGAGGACAGCGCGCGCGTCATCAGCCGCATGACCGACATCGTCATGATCCGCACCTTCGAGCAGGCCAAGATCGAGCGCTTTGCCCAGTACTCGCGCGTGCCCGTCATCAACGGCCTGACGAACGAATTCCACCCCTGCCAGATCCTCGCTGACCTGTTCACCTACATCGAGCACCGGGGCAGCATTGCCGGCAAAACCGTGGCCTGGGTAGGCGACGGCAACAACATGGCCAACACCTGGCTGCAGGCGGCCAGCATCCTGGGCTTTACGGTGCACGTGAGCACCCCCAGCGGCTACGAAATTGATGAAAAATTGGCCGCTGGCGCAGGCGCAATAAGCGCTAGCAGCTATAAATTTTATAGCAATCCGATGGATGCCTGCCGGGGCGCCGACCTGGTCACCACCGACGTCTGGACCAGCATGGGCTACGAAGCCGAGAACGAGGCGCGCAAGACCGCGTTTGCCGACTGGTGCGTGAACGAAGCCATGATGGCCGTGGCCGCACCCGACGCCCTGTTCATGCACTGCCTGCCCGCGCACCGGGGCGAGGAGGTGATGGCCGAGGTCATCGACGGCCCGCAATCGGTCGTCTGGGACGAGGCCGAGAACCGGATGCACGTGCAAAAAGCGCTCATGGAATACCTGCTGCTGGGCCGCATCGCGCAATGA
- a CDS encoding YkgJ family cysteine cluster protein: MSNDATHPCLTCGACCHQYRVEFSVYELASTGASVPDALAHEVSGNRWRMNGTAQHPVRCAALIGRCGEQSICSIYEQRPSACRSFAMGDERCAQARQAHGLAPVDPAWLYPEAA; the protein is encoded by the coding sequence ATGTCCAACGACGCCACCCACCCCTGCCTGACCTGCGGTGCCTGCTGCCACCAATACCGCGTTGAATTTTCCGTCTATGAACTCGCCAGCACGGGCGCCAGCGTGCCCGACGCCCTGGCGCACGAAGTCTCTGGCAACCGCTGGCGCATGAACGGCACGGCGCAGCACCCGGTGCGCTGCGCCGCACTGATCGGGCGCTGCGGCGAGCAATCCATTTGCAGTATTTACGAGCAGCGCCCCAGCGCCTGCCGCAGCTTTGCCATGGGCGATGAGCGCTGCGCCCAGGCGCGCCAGGCCCACGGCTTGGCACCCGTGGATCCGGCCTGGCTCTACCCCGAGGCCGCCTGA
- the tesB gene encoding acyl-CoA thioesterase II, producing MTQVLDDLVALLSLEPIEENLFRGRSQDLGFRQLFGGQVLGQCVSAASQTVAPERQVHSLHGYFLRPGDASLPLIYQVERVRDGGSFTTRRVTAIQKGQQIFTCSMSFQNREEGFSHQPTMPEVPGPEGLASETELARLVAAQIPERLRERAVSDKPIEIRPVTVLNPFAPQPCEPVKYVWFRAAGSLPDEPQLHKFLLAYASDFNLLTTAMQPHGVSVFQKFMQVASLDHALWIHADLRMDDWLLYAMDSPWSGNARGFARGSIYNRAGQLVASVAQEGLTRLREDWR from the coding sequence ATGACCCAAGTGCTAGATGACCTGGTGGCCCTGCTGAGCCTGGAGCCGATCGAAGAAAACCTGTTCCGTGGGCGCAGCCAGGATCTGGGCTTTCGCCAGCTCTTTGGCGGCCAGGTGCTCGGCCAGTGCGTCTCGGCGGCCAGCCAGACGGTGGCGCCGGAGCGCCAGGTGCACTCCCTGCACGGCTATTTCCTGCGCCCGGGGGACGCCAGCCTGCCGCTGATCTACCAGGTCGAGCGTGTGCGCGATGGTGGCAGTTTCACCACCCGGCGCGTGACGGCGATCCAGAAAGGCCAGCAGATTTTTACCTGCTCGATGTCGTTCCAAAACCGGGAAGAAGGTTTTTCGCACCAGCCGACCATGCCCGAGGTGCCAGGGCCCGAGGGCCTGGCCTCCGAGACCGAGCTCGCGCGCCTGGTGGCGGCGCAAATTCCCGAGCGCCTGCGCGAGCGCGCGGTGAGCGACAAGCCGATCGAGATCCGCCCGGTGACGGTGCTCAATCCCTTTGCGCCCCAGCCCTGCGAGCCGGTCAAGTACGTGTGGTTCCGCGCCGCCGGCAGCCTGCCCGACGAGCCGCAGCTGCACAAATTCCTGCTCGCCTACGCCAGCGATTTCAACCTGCTGACCACCGCCATGCAGCCGCATGGCGTTTCGGTGTTCCAGAAATTCATGCAGGTGGCGAGCCTCGATCATGCGCTGTGGATTCATGCCGACCTGCGCATGGACGACTGGCTGCTCTACGCCATGGACAGCCCCTGGTCGGGCAACGCGCGCGGCTTTGCGCGCGGCAGCATCTACAACCGCGCCGGCCAGCTCGTGGCCTCGGTGGCGCAAGAAGGGCTCACGCGCTTGCGCGAGGACTGGCGTTAA
- a CDS encoding YkgJ family cysteine cluster protein has product MSHPCLSCGACCASFRVDFSVHETQEMGGDVPDGLAMPVTDSLRRLRGTDHVPPRCAALSGRLGQQVACGIYEWRPSPCREFEAGSDACQRARRRHGLAQLE; this is encoded by the coding sequence ATGAGCCACCCCTGCCTGTCCTGCGGCGCCTGCTGCGCGAGCTTTCGCGTCGATTTCTCCGTCCATGAAACCCAGGAAATGGGCGGTGACGTGCCCGATGGCCTGGCCATGCCCGTCACCGACAGCCTGCGCCGCCTGCGCGGCACCGACCACGTGCCGCCGCGCTGCGCTGCCCTCAGCGGCCGCCTGGGCCAGCAAGTGGCCTGCGGCATTTACGAATGGCGCCCCTCGCCTTGCCGCGAGTTCGAGGCCGGCAGCGACGCCTGCCAACGCGCCCGGCGCCGCCACGGGCTGGCGCAATTGGAGTAA
- a CDS encoding FAD-dependent monooxygenase yields MKKQVLIAGGGIAGLAAGLGAARAGCEVRLFERTAVFSEVGAGVQLGPNVVRRLQAWGLQQPLQAVAAFPPRLRVRCALSGAELAQLPLGAQAVRRYGGAYATIHRADLHALLLAAVQQEGEVHLNLEHPIDSYREADGAITVRAGGKKIIEGDALIGADGLRSQVRSQMLGAAAPRSTGHLAYRVVVPQAALPERLRTQEVTAWLGPRLHVVQYPLRGGALQNLVAIIEGPAPADLDDWDHSANAADLEAALAGTCSALQDAVRGVPEAGSGWRLWPLADRPPLQSPAQMARGLVALIGDAAHPMRPYMAQGAGMAIEDAVELQSALSMHDLELGLRLRRYALNRWQRNARVQAQSERNGRIFHAQGPLRWARDASLRLLGARLLDKPWLYAA; encoded by the coding sequence ATGAAAAAGCAGGTATTGATTGCCGGCGGCGGTATTGCCGGGCTGGCGGCGGGCCTTGGCGCGGCCCGTGCGGGGTGTGAGGTGCGTTTGTTCGAGCGCACAGCGGTTTTTAGCGAAGTCGGCGCCGGCGTGCAGCTCGGGCCCAATGTGGTGCGCCGCCTGCAGGCTTGGGGTTTGCAGCAGCCGTTGCAGGCGGTGGCCGCTTTTCCGCCGCGCCTGCGCGTGCGCTGCGCCTTGAGTGGCGCTGAACTGGCGCAGCTGCCCCTGGGGGCGCAGGCGGTGCGGCGCTACGGCGGCGCCTACGCCACCATCCACCGTGCGGATTTGCACGCCCTCTTGCTCGCCGCCGTGCAGCAAGAGGGGGAGGTGCACCTGAACCTGGAGCACCCGATTGACAGCTACCGCGAGGCCGATGGCGCCATCACGGTGCGCGCGGGCGGCAAGAAAATCATCGAGGGCGACGCCCTGATCGGCGCCGATGGCCTGCGCAGCCAGGTGCGCAGCCAGATGTTGGGTGCAGCCGCGCCGCGCAGCACCGGCCACCTGGCGTACCGCGTCGTTGTGCCGCAGGCGGCGCTGCCCGAGCGCCTGCGCACGCAGGAAGTCACGGCCTGGCTCGGGCCGCGCCTGCACGTGGTGCAGTACCCGCTGCGCGGCGGCGCGCTGCAGAACCTGGTGGCCATCATCGAAGGCCCGGCGCCGGCCGATCTCGACGATTGGGATCACAGCGCCAACGCCGCCGACCTCGAAGCCGCCCTGGCCGGCACCTGCAGCGCCTTGCAGGATGCGGTGCGCGGCGTGCCCGAGGCCGGCAGCGGCTGGCGCCTGTGGCCGCTGGCCGATCGGCCACCGCTGCAGTCGCCGGCGCAGATGGCGCGCGGCCTGGTGGCCCTGATCGGCGACGCCGCCCACCCCATGCGCCCCTACATGGCGCAGGGCGCGGGCATGGCGATCGAGGATGCGGTGGAGCTGCAAAGCGCGCTCTCCATGCACGACCTGGAGCTGGGCCTGCGCCTGCGCCGCTACGCCCTCAACCGCTGGCAGCGCAACGCGCGCGTGCAAGCCCAGTCCGAGCGCAACGGCCGCATCTTCCACGCCCAGGGGCCGCTGCGCTGGGCACGCGACGCCAGCCTGCGCCTGCTGGGCGCACGCCTGCTTGACAAGCCGTGGTTGTATGCGGCGTGA
- a CDS encoding aconitate hydratase, producing the protein MPTPNAPHPFAHTLQPLALPDGRSGQFYSLPLLAEAFPAIGRMPWSLRIVLESVLRHCGGGKVTPAHVQQLAQWQAQAPRTEEIPFMLARVILQDFTGVPLLADLAAMRSAAQRLGANPRKIEPLVPVDLVVDHSIMVDHYGTKNALVQNMQLEFQRNRERYEFMKWGMQAFQTFGVVPPGFGIVHQVNLEYLARGVHQDGAGVYYPDTLVGTDSHTTMINGIGVVGWGVGGIEAESAMLGQPLYFLTPDVVGLEFTGQLREGVTATDLVLTVTELLRRHKVVGKFVEFFGPGLRTLSLPDRATMGNMAPEYGATLGFFPVDEKTIEYFQGTGRSAAEIEAFAAYFKAQQMFGAPQAGEIDYSQVLQLDLGSVSPSLAGPKRPQDRIDLGQMKAQFTHLFSAPVESGGFKLAPERLDERYPLAASALDGAAPPELPATEGAARSEAEMVHNKPRLELQHVNAPLHGKNAHPSIGHGDVLIAAITSCTNTSNPSVLLAAGLLAKKAVQAGLKVQPHIKTSLAPGSRVVTQYLSQTGLLPYLEQLGFTVAGYGCTTCIGNSGDLAAPINEAIAAHDLVCAAVLSGNRNFEARIHPNIKANFLASPPLVVAYALAGNVRKDLTSEPLGLGAQGQPVYLRDIWPSSDEVAALMQYAMNGQAFRDNYAKIRQEPGALWEKIQGASGQTYPWPASTYIAEPPFFANFTINSVAASADPQSATGPKSLEVLRGARIMALFGDSITTDHISPAGAIKESSPAGQWLRAQGVARLDFNSYGSRRGQHEVMVRGTFANVRIKNLMLAPHADGTREEGGVTLYQGDGPLQGEKLTIFDAATRYMAEGTPTVIFAGEEYGTGSSRDWAAKGTQLLGIRAVIARSFERIHRSNLVGMGVLPLQFLGQDSWQSLGLTGSEHIDLALDRALAPQSQAQLRITHADGRVQQVALRLRIDTPIETDYYRAGGILPYVLRQLLAA; encoded by the coding sequence ATGCCAACACCCAACGCCCCCCACCCCTTCGCCCACACGCTGCAGCCCCTGGCTTTGCCGGACGGGCGCAGTGGCCAGTTTTATTCGCTGCCGTTGCTGGCCGAGGCGTTTCCGGCCATTGGGCGTATGCCCTGGTCGCTGCGCATCGTGCTCGAATCGGTGCTGCGCCATTGCGGAGGCGGCAAAGTCACCCCCGCGCATGTGCAGCAGCTGGCCCAGTGGCAAGCGCAGGCGCCGCGCACCGAAGAAATCCCCTTCATGCTGGCGCGGGTGATTTTGCAAGACTTTACCGGCGTGCCGCTCTTGGCCGATTTGGCCGCCATGCGCAGTGCGGCGCAGCGGTTGGGGGCGAATCCGCGAAAAATCGAGCCGCTGGTGCCGGTGGATTTGGTGGTCGATCACTCCATCATGGTCGATCACTACGGCACCAAAAATGCCCTGGTGCAGAACATGCAGCTCGAATTCCAGCGCAACCGCGAGCGCTACGAGTTCATGAAATGGGGGATGCAGGCATTTCAAACATTTGGGGTCGTGCCCCCGGGTTTTGGCATCGTGCACCAGGTCAATCTGGAGTATTTGGCGCGTGGTGTGCACCAAGATGGTGCTGGCGTGTATTACCCCGATACCCTGGTCGGCACCGACAGCCACACCACCATGATTAACGGCATTGGCGTCGTCGGCTGGGGGGTGGGTGGTATCGAGGCCGAATCGGCCATGCTCGGCCAGCCCCTGTATTTCCTCACGCCCGATGTCGTGGGCCTGGAATTTACCGGCCAGCTGCGCGAGGGCGTGACCGCCACCGATTTGGTGCTGACCGTGACCGAGCTTTTGCGCCGGCACAAGGTGGTGGGCAAATTTGTTGAATTTTTTGGCCCCGGTCTGCGCACACTGTCGCTGCCCGACCGCGCCACCATGGGCAATATGGCGCCTGAATATGGCGCCACGCTGGGCTTTTTCCCAGTGGATGAAAAAACCATTGAATACTTCCAGGGCACGGGCCGCAGCGCGGCGGAGATCGAGGCGTTTGCCGCCTATTTCAAGGCGCAGCAAATGTTTGGTGCACCGCAGGCCGGGGAGATTGACTATTCGCAGGTGCTGCAGCTCGATCTGGGCAGCGTCAGCCCCAGCCTGGCGGGCCCCAAGCGCCCGCAAGACCGGATTGATCTGGGGCAGATGAAGGCCCAGTTCACGCACCTGTTTTCGGCGCCGGTGGAAAGTGGCGGCTTCAAGCTCGCCCCCGAGCGCCTCGATGAGCGCTACCCCCTGGCCGCCAGCGCCCTCGATGGCGCCGCCCCGCCCGAGCTGCCCGCCACCGAAGGCGCGGCGCGCAGCGAGGCTGAAATGGTGCACAACAAACCACGCCTGGAGCTGCAGCACGTGAACGCGCCCCTGCACGGCAAGAACGCGCACCCCAGCATTGGCCATGGCGATGTGCTCATTGCCGCCATCACCAGCTGCACCAACACCTCCAACCCCAGCGTGTTGCTGGCGGCGGGCTTGCTGGCCAAAAAGGCGGTGCAGGCCGGACTCAAGGTGCAACCGCACATCAAAACCTCGCTCGCCCCGGGCTCGCGCGTGGTCACCCAATACCTGAGCCAAACCGGGCTGTTGCCGTATCTGGAGCAACTCGGTTTCACCGTCGCCGGCTATGGTTGCACCACCTGCATAGGCAACTCGGGCGACCTGGCCGCACCGATCAACGAGGCCATTGCTGCGCATGACCTGGTGTGCGCCGCCGTGCTCTCGGGCAACCGAAATTTTGAGGCCCGCATTCACCCCAACATCAAGGCCAACTTCTTGGCCAGCCCGCCGCTGGTCGTGGCCTACGCCTTGGCGGGCAACGTGCGCAAAGACCTCACCAGCGAGCCCCTGGGGCTGGGCGCGCAGGGCCAGCCGGTGTATCTGCGCGACATTTGGCCCAGCAGCGACGAGGTAGCCGCGCTGATGCAGTACGCCATGAACGGCCAGGCGTTTCGTGACAACTACGCCAAAATCCGCCAGGAGCCGGGCGCGCTGTGGGAAAAAATCCAGGGCGCCAGCGGCCAGACCTACCCCTGGCCGGCGAGCACCTATATTGCAGAGCCGCCGTTTTTTGCCAATTTCACTATCAATTCTGTAGCTGCTAGCGCTGATCCACAAAGCGCTACAGGGCCAAAAAGCCTGGAAGTATTGCGCGGTGCGCGCATCATGGCGCTGTTTGGTGACTCCATCACCACCGACCACATCTCGCCCGCCGGCGCCATCAAAGAAAGCTCGCCCGCTGGCCAGTGGCTGCGCGCTCAGGGTGTGGCCCGGCTCGATTTCAACAGCTACGGCTCGCGCCGGGGGCAGCACGAGGTCATGGTGCGCGGCACTTTTGCCAACGTACGCATCAAAAACCTCATGCTCGCGCCCCACGCCGACGGCACGCGCGAGGAGGGCGGCGTCACCCTGTACCAGGGCGACGGCCCGCTGCAGGGCGAAAAACTCACCATCTTCGACGCCGCCACGCGCTACATGGCAGAGGGCACGCCGACGGTGATTTTTGCCGGCGAGGAATACGGCACGGGCTCCAGCCGCGACTGGGCGGCCAAGGGCACGCAGCTGCTGGGTATCCGTGCCGTGATTGCACGCAGTTTTGAGCGCATTCACCGCTCCAACCTGGTGGGCATGGGCGTGTTGCCGCTGCAGTTCCTGGGCCAGGACAGCTGGCAGTCGCTGGGCTTGACGGGCAGCGAGCACATTGACCTGGCCTTGGACCGGGCCCTGGCGCCCCAAAGCCAGGCGCAGCTGCGCATCACCCACGCCGATGGCCGTGTGCAGCAGGTGGCGCTGCGCCTGCGCATCGACACCCCGATCGAGACCGACTACTACCGCGCCGGCGGCATCCTGCCCTACGTTTTGCGTCAGCTTTTGGCGGCGTAA
- a CDS encoding H-NS family nucleoid-associated regulatory protein — MTTSYKDLLKERQALDSRIEEARTRELSDAVSKVRSIVAEYGLTEQDVFPTPRAGRGPRAAAAGGAKVAPKYRNNNGDTWTGRGKPPKWIQGQDRSQFLIA, encoded by the coding sequence ATGACTACTTCCTACAAAGACCTGCTCAAAGAGCGTCAAGCCCTTGATTCCCGCATTGAAGAAGCGCGCACCCGCGAATTGTCGGATGCGGTGAGCAAAGTGCGCAGCATCGTCGCTGAATATGGCCTGACCGAGCAAGACGTATTCCCCACCCCCCGTGCTGGCCGTGGCCCGCGCGCTGCAGCGGCAGGCGGCGCCAAAGTTGCCCCCAAATACCGCAACAACAACGGCGATACCTGGACCGGTCGCGGCAAGCCGCCGAAGTGGATTCAAGGCCAGGATCGCAGCCAGTTCCTGATTGCGTAA
- a CDS encoding hemolysin family protein translates to MDFLLIALLTLLNGLFAMSELALASSRKLRLQSLADGGDKGARQALALLQDPTQFLSSVQVGITSIGMVNGIVGEAAFSADLGQWLLALGTPAKAAELTATAAVVLGITFVTIVFGELVPKRIGQLYPEQVARLVARPMAALARLAGPFVRLLALSTQAVLGVLRIDNKAARAVTEEEIAASLNEGHEAGVIEDDEHQLVQNVFRLDDRPLTSLMVPRSEVQWLSADLAVAQALRLAGRDGGRGAHSWYPVCQGSLDEVVGVVSVAQLLSLQADAAQPLRACAQPAHFLPETLSGLELLEQLRQGAGRFVFVVDEYGVVQGIMTPRDLLEAITGELLPSAHSEAWALQRDDGSWLLDGQMPITELKARLDIRDLPDENRGRYNTLAGLLLTVSGHLPTLGERIVCTGWEFEVVDLDGRRIDKVLAQWMGARYP, encoded by the coding sequence ATGGATTTTCTGCTGATTGCGCTGCTGACTTTGCTCAATGGCCTGTTTGCCATGTCGGAGCTGGCGTTGGCATCGAGCCGCAAACTGCGGCTGCAGAGTCTGGCCGATGGTGGCGACAAGGGCGCGCGCCAGGCGCTGGCGCTGCTGCAAGACCCGACGCAGTTTTTATCCTCCGTACAGGTGGGTATTACCTCGATTGGCATGGTCAACGGCATTGTGGGCGAGGCCGCGTTCAGCGCCGACCTCGGCCAGTGGCTGCTAGCCCTGGGCACACCGGCCAAGGCAGCCGAGCTGACGGCTACCGCCGCCGTGGTGCTGGGTATCACCTTTGTGACGATTGTGTTTGGCGAGCTGGTGCCCAAGCGCATCGGCCAGCTTTACCCCGAGCAGGTGGCGCGCCTGGTGGCGCGGCCCATGGCGGCGCTGGCGCGCCTGGCGGGGCCGTTCGTGCGTTTGCTGGCGCTGTCCACACAGGCAGTGCTGGGGGTGTTGCGCATCGACAACAAGGCAGCCAGGGCCGTAACGGAAGAGGAAATTGCCGCCAGCCTGAACGAGGGCCATGAGGCCGGGGTGATCGAGGACGACGAGCACCAGCTGGTGCAAAACGTTTTTCGCCTCGACGACCGGCCCCTGACCTCACTCATGGTGCCGCGCTCGGAGGTGCAATGGCTGTCGGCCGATTTGGCCGTGGCCCAGGCCCTGCGCCTGGCCGGCCGCGATGGCGGGCGTGGTGCGCATTCGTGGTACCCGGTGTGCCAGGGCTCGCTCGACGAGGTGGTGGGCGTGGTCAGCGTGGCGCAGTTGCTGTCCCTGCAGGCCGACGCCGCACAGCCCCTGCGCGCTTGCGCCCAGCCGGCGCATTTTTTGCCTGAAACCTTGAGTGGCCTCGAATTGCTCGAACAACTGCGCCAGGGCGCTGGGCGGTTTGTGTTTGTCGTCGATGAATATGGCGTGGTGCAGGGCATCATGACGCCGCGCGATTTGCTCGAAGCGATTACGGGGGAATTGCTGCCCTCGGCCCACAGCGAAGCCTGGGCGTTGCAGCGTGACGACGGCTCCTGGCTGCTCGATGGCCAGATGCCGATTACCGAGCTGAAGGCACGCCTGGATATTCGGGATCTGCCCGACGAAAACCGTGGCCGCTATAACACCTTGGCGGGTTTGCTGCTGACGGTATCGGGCCATTTGCCGACATTGGGCGAGCGTATCGTCTGCACGGGTTGGGAGTTCGAGGTTGTGGATTTGGATGGACGTCGCATTGATAAAGTCCTGGCCCAGTGGATGGGGGCACGGTACCCATAA